In one window of Primulina tabacum isolate GXHZ01 chromosome 8, ASM2559414v2, whole genome shotgun sequence DNA:
- the LOC142554634 gene encoding uncharacterized protein LOC142554634 codes for MGEMELVISRFQNMRPPRFFGNEDGEKAIAWLKIMKCFFNMLEYTPDLQLKLAICQLEDRAQLWWETTEEALKESGERVIWDVFCAQFAREYSPPSYYSAKEAEFNRLTQGNMTVVEHASQFSALLAYVPHVASSDRNKLSHFMQGLNRTICTLVVAGAPVNYADAVEKAKNVEASLLLAEPQSVQPGFPQSFGGNVSMPVGAPLYHPLLPYQPTQSYQQPKQQNFKAKGKQFKKQTRSSSSSSGSQRGSSVGSPGGVFCDRCGGKHFSTQCTGVHGSCNNCGQVGHYARVCLNALRQQFQQPQFGQEFRGQATRPFVPTQSFQQSSYPQPRGSGQQRFPGPQQARVHALTQDQVQDAPGGVIADTVSVSTPAGVCLMSHEIILNCVIRFDDNIMITNLIKLDMSDFDCILGMDTLSNYRATVDCFHGVVRFRPYYGSKWNFYGSDSQSRIPLVSAMEMFRILSTGNEGFMIYAVDATQGKRFEVSDIPVVKEFSDVFPDEIPGFPPQREIDFSFELVSGTNPISRAPYRLAPAELKELKEQLHGLL; via the exons ATGGGTGAAATGGAACTAGTGATATCCCGATTTCAGAACATGCGTCCTCCTCGATTCTTTGGGAATGAAGATGGTGAGAAAGCTATAGCATGGTTAAAAATTATGAAGTGTTTTTTCAATATGTTGGAGTACACTCCTGACTTGCAGCTTAAGTTGGCTATTTGTCAATTAGAAGACCGAGCCCAGTTATGGTGGGAAACTACTGAGGAAGCTTTGAAAGAATCAGGTGAAAGAGTTATTTGGGATGTATTTTGCGCTCAGTTTGCTCGAGAGTATTCACCGCCTTCGTACTATTCGGCCAAGGAAGCTGAATTCAATAGATTGACTCAAGGTAATATGACTGTAGTGGAGCATGCCTCTCAATTTTCAGCGCTTCTTGCCTATGTTCCTCATGTTGCTAGCAGTGATCGGAACAAGCTATCGCATTTTATGCAAGGATTGAATCGAACCATTTGTACTTTAGTAGTCGCTGGAGCACCTGTTAATTATGCCGATGCCGTTGAGAAAGCCAAGAATGTGGAGGCGAGTTTACTTTTGGCAGAACCACAGTCAGTTCAACCAGGTTTTCCTCAGAGTTTCGGAGGTAATGTGTCGATGCCAGTGGGTGCACCATTATACCATCCTTTACTGCCGTACCAGCCTACGCAGTCTTATCAACAACCAAAGCAGCAAAATTTTAAGGCCAAaggaaaacagtttaagaaacAGACTCGTAGTAGTTCTTCTAGTTCTGGCAGTCAGCGTGGAAGTTCAGTTGGGTCCCCAGGTGGAGTATTTTGTGATCGTTGTGGTGGTAAGCATTTCAGCACTCAGTGTACGGGAGTTCACGGATCTTGTAATAATTGTGGGCAAGTTGGACATTATGCTAGAGTATGTCTGAATGCATTGAGACAACAATTTCAGCAACCTCAGTTTGGTCAGGAATTTAGAGGACAAGCAACTAGGCCTTTTGTTCCGACTCAGTCTTTTCAGCAGTCTAGCTATCCTCAGCCTAGAGGTTCCGGACAGCAGCGTTTCCCAGGGccacagcaggctcgagttcaTGCTTTAACCCAGGATCAAGTTCAAGACGCACCGGGTGGAGTTATCGCAG ATACTGTGTCAGTCTCTACACCTGCTGGTGTATGTTTGATGTCTCATGAGATAATTCTGAATTGTGTTATTAGATTCGatgataatattatgataactaATCTCATCAAGCTGGATATGTCTGACTTCGACTGTATTCTGGGAATGGATACTCTGTCTAATTATCGAGCTACCGTCGATTGTTTCCATggagttgtcagattcagaccgtaTTATGGCAGTAAATGGAATTTTTACGGTAGTGATTCGCAATCACGTATTCCATTAGTGTCAGCAATGGAGATGTTTAGAATCTTGTCGACAGGAAATGAAGGATTCATGATCTATGCAGTTGATGCGACACAGGGAAAAAGATTTGAAGTTTCTGATATTCCTGTTGTCAAGGAATTCTctgatgtatttcccgatgaaatTCCTGGATTTCCACCCCAGAGGGAAATTGATTTTAGCTTTGAGTTGGTGTCCGGGACAAATCCTATTTCGAGGGCACCATACCGTTTGGCTCCAGCGGAATTGAAAGAGCTCAAAGAACAATTACACGGCTTACTATAA